In Canis lupus familiaris isolate Mischka breed German Shepherd chromosome 5, alternate assembly UU_Cfam_GSD_1.0, whole genome shotgun sequence, a genomic segment contains:
- the PLD2 gene encoding phospholipase D2 isoform X1, protein MAATPDSLFPSGGDLDSSQLQMEPDEVDTLREGEDPADRMHPFLAIYDLQPLKMHPLVFAPGVPVTAQVVGTERYTSGSKVGTCTLYSVRLTHGAFTWTTKKKFRHFQELHRDLLRHKVLMTLLPLARFGVAHPPAREAAADREIPSLPRVGPEGSTRHASSKQKYLENYLNRLLTMSFYRNYHAMTEFLEVSRLSFIPDLGSKGLEGVIRKRSGGHRVPGLTCCGRDQVCYRWSKRWLVVKDSFLLYMCLETGSISFVQLFDPGFEVQVGKRSTEARYGVRIDTSHRSLILKCGSYRQARWWGQEITELAQGPGRDFIQLHRHDSYAPPRPATLARWFVNGAGYFAAVADAILQAQEEIFITDWWLSPEIYLKRPAHSDDWRLDIMLKKKAEEGVRVSVLLFKEVELALGINSGYSKRALMLLHPNIKVMRHPDQVTLWAHHEKLLVVDQVVAFLGGLDLAYGRWDDLHYRLTDLGDPSEPAATQPPTLGLDCPGTPDLSQNRFFWLGKDYSNLIVKDWVQLDRPFEDFIDRETTPRMPWRDVGVAVHGLPARDLARHFIQRWNFTKTTKAKYKIPMYPYLLPKSTSTADQLPFTLPGGQCATVQVLRSVDRWSAGTLESSILNAYLHTIRESQHFLYIENQFFISCSDGRTVLNKVGDEIVDRILKAHKLGQCFRVYVLLPLLPGFEGDITTGGGNSIQAILHFTYRTLCRGEYSILHRLKAAMGTAWRDYMSICGLRTHGELGGHPVSELIYIHSKMLIADDRTVIIGSANINDRSLLGKRDSELAVLIEDTEMEPSLMDGAEYQAGRFALSLRKHCFSVILGADARPDLDLRDPVCDDFFQLWQDTAESNANIYEQIFRCLPSNATRSLRALREYVAVESLATVSPPLATSELTQVQGHLVHFPLKFLEDESLLPPLGSKEGVMPLEVWT, encoded by the exons ATGGCAGCCACCCCCGACAGCCTCTTCCCCTCCGGGGGCGACCTGGACTCCAGCCAGTTGCAAATGGAGCCGGATGAAGTGGACACGCTGCGAGAGGGCGAGGACCCCG CTGACCGGATGCACCCTTTTCTGGCCATCTATGACCTGCAGCCTCTGAAAATGCACCCGCTGGTGTTCGCCCCTGGGGTCCCCGTCACGGCCCAGGTGGTCGGCACTGAAAGATACACCAGCGGATCCAAG GTGGGAACCTGCACTCTGTATTCTGTCCGCCTGACTCATGGAGCCTTTACCTGGACCACCAAAAAGAAGTTCCGTCATTTCCAGGAGCTGCATCGGGACCTTCTGAGACACAAAGTCTTGATGACGCTGCTCCCTCTGGCGCG CTTTGGCGTGGCCCATCCTCCTGCCCGGGAGGCAGCAGCCGACCGAGAGATACCCTCTCTGCCACGAGTAGGTCCTGAGGGCTCCACCAGACATGCGTCCAGCAAACAG AAATACCTGGAGAATTATCTCAACCGCCTCCTGACCATGTCTTTCTACCGCAACTACCATGCCATG ACAGAATTCCTAGAAGTCAGTCGGCTGTCCTTTATCCCAGACCTTGGCTCCAAGGGACT GGAGGGAGTGATCCGGAAGCGCTCAGGTGGCCACCGAGTTCCTGGCCTCACGTGCTGTGGCCGAGACCAAGTTTGTTATCGCTGGTCCAAGAG GTGGCTGGTGGTGAAGGACTCCTTTCTGCTGTATATGTGCCTCGAGACGGGCAGCATCTCCTTTGTTCAGCTCTTCGACCCCGGCtttgaggtccaggtggggaaaaGGAGCACAGAGGCGCGCTACGGGGTCAGAATTGACACCTCCCACAG GTCTCTGATTCTCAAGTGCGGCAGCTACCGGCAGGCCCGGTGGTGGGGCCAGGAGATCACGGAGTTGGCCCAGGGCCCGGGCAGAGACTTCATACAGCTGCACCGGCATGACAGCTATGCCCCACCTCGGCCTGCGACCTTGGCCCGGTG GTTTGTGAATGGGGCAGGTTACTTTGCTGCTGTGGCAGATGCCATCTTGCAAGCTCAAGAGGAGATTTTCATCACAGATTGGTG GTTGAGTCCTGAGATTTACCTGAAGCGTCCTGCCCATTCTGATGACTGGAGACTGGACATTATGCTCAAGAAGAAGGCG GAGGAGGGTGTCCGTGTGTCCGTCCTGCTGTTTAAGGAAGTGGAACTGGCCTTGGGCATTAACAGTGGCTATAGCAAGAGGGCTCTGATGCTGCTCCACCCTAACATAAAG GTAATGCGCCACCCGGACCAGGTGACACTGTGGGCCCATCATGAAAAGCTCCTGGTCGTGGACCAAGTAGTGGCCTTCTTGGGGGGGCTGGACCTCGCCTACGGCCGCTGGGATGACCTACACTACCGACTCACTGACCTCGGGGACCCCTCTGAACCTGCTGCCACACAG CCTCCCACCCTGGGCTTGGACTGTCCTGGCACCCCAGACCTCTCGCAAAACCGATTCTTCTGGCTGGGCAAAGACTACAGCAATCTTATCGTTAAAGACTGGGTGCAACTGGATCGGCCTTTTGAGG ATTTCATTGACAGGGAGACTACCCCCCGGATGCCATGGCGGGACGTTGGGGTGGCTGTCCATGGTCTGCCTGCCCGGGACCTGGCCCGGCACTTCATCCAGCGCTGGAACTTCACCAAg ACTACCAAGGCCAAGTACAAGATACCCATGTATCCCTACCTGCTGCCCAAATCCACCAGCACTGCAGACCAGCTCCCCTTCACGCTCCCAGGGGGGCAGTGCGCCACCGTGCAG GTCTTGCGGTCAGTGGACCGCTGGTCAGCGGGGACTTTGGAGAGTTCTATCCTCAATGCCTACCTACACACCATCAGGGAGAGCCAGCACTTTCTGTACATCGAG AATCAGTTCTTCATCAGCTGCTCCGATGGGCGGACAGTTCTGAACAAAGTGGGCGATGAGATTGTGGACAGAATCCTGAAGGCCCACAA ACTGGGGCAGTGCTTTCGTGTCTACGTGCTTCTGCCGCTGCTGCCGGGGTTTGAAGGTGACATCACTACAGGTGGTGGGAACTCCATCCAGGCCATTCTGCACTTCACTTACAG GACCCTATGCCGTGGGGAATATTCGATCCTCCATCGCCTCAAAGCAGCCA TGGGGACAGCGTGGCGGGACTACATGTCCATCTGTGGGCTTCGCACACATGGAGAGCTGGGCGGGCACCCAGTCTCGGAGCTTATCTACATCCACAGCAAGATGCTCATCGCGGATGACCGGACCGTCATCATTG GCTCTGCCAACATCAATGATCGGAGCTTGCTGGGGAAGCGGGACAGTGAACTGGCCGTGCTGATCGAGGACACGGAGATGGAGCCTTCTCTCATGGACGGTGCAGAATATCAGGCCGGCAGGTTTGCCTTGAGCTTGCGGAAGCATTGCTTCAG TGTGATTCTGGGGGCAGATGCCCGGCCAGACCTGGATCTACGAGACCCTGTGTGTGATGACTTCTTCCAGCTGTGGCAAGACACAGCTGAGAGCAATGCCAACATCTATGAGCag ATCTTCCGCTGCCTGCCATCCAATGCCACCCGCTCCCTGAGGGCACTCCGCGAGTATGTGGCCGTGGAGTCCCTGGCCACGGTCAGCCCACCTCTGGCCACGTCAGAGCTCACCCAGGTCCAGGGCCACCTGGTGCACTTTCCCCTCAAGTTCCTGGAGGATGAGTCTTTGCTGCCCCCACTGGGGAGCAAGGAAGGTGTGATGCCCCTGGAAGTGTGGACATAG
- the PLD2 gene encoding phospholipase D2 isoform X2, translated as MAATPDSLFPSGGDLDSSQLQMEPDEVDTLREGEDPADRMHPFLAIYDLQPLKMHPLVFAPGVPVTAQVVGTERYTSGSKVGTCTLYSVRLTHGAFTWTTKKKFRHFQELHRDLLRHKVLMTLLPLARFGVAHPPAREAAADREIPSLPRVGPEGSTRHASSKQKYLENYLNRLLTMSFYRNYHAMTEFLEVSRLSFIPDLGSKGLEGVIRKRSGGHRVPGLTCCGRDQVCYRWSKRWLVVKDSFLLYMCLETGSISFVQLFDPGFEVQVGKRSTEARYGVRIDTSHRSLILKCGSYRQARWWGQEITELAQGPGRDFIQLHRHDSYAPPRPATLARWFVNGAGYFAAVADAILQAQEEIFITDWWLSPEIYLKRPAHSDDWRLDIMLKKKAEEGVRVSVLLFKEVELALGINSGYSKRALMLLHPNIKVMRHPDQVTLWAHHEKLLVVDQVVAFLGGLDLAYGRWDDLHYRLTDLGDPSEPAATQPPTLGLDCPGTPDLSQNRFFWLGKDYSNLIVKDWVQLDRPFEDFIDRETTPRMPWRDVGVAVHGLPARDLARHFIQRWNFTKVLRSVDRWSAGTLESSILNAYLHTIRESQHFLYIENQFFISCSDGRTVLNKVGDEIVDRILKAHKLGQCFRVYVLLPLLPGFEGDITTGGGNSIQAILHFTYRTLCRGEYSILHRLKAAMGTAWRDYMSICGLRTHGELGGHPVSELIYIHSKMLIADDRTVIIGSANINDRSLLGKRDSELAVLIEDTEMEPSLMDGAEYQAGRFALSLRKHCFSVILGADARPDLDLRDPVCDDFFQLWQDTAESNANIYEQIFRCLPSNATRSLRALREYVAVESLATVSPPLATSELTQVQGHLVHFPLKFLEDESLLPPLGSKEGVMPLEVWT; from the exons ATGGCAGCCACCCCCGACAGCCTCTTCCCCTCCGGGGGCGACCTGGACTCCAGCCAGTTGCAAATGGAGCCGGATGAAGTGGACACGCTGCGAGAGGGCGAGGACCCCG CTGACCGGATGCACCCTTTTCTGGCCATCTATGACCTGCAGCCTCTGAAAATGCACCCGCTGGTGTTCGCCCCTGGGGTCCCCGTCACGGCCCAGGTGGTCGGCACTGAAAGATACACCAGCGGATCCAAG GTGGGAACCTGCACTCTGTATTCTGTCCGCCTGACTCATGGAGCCTTTACCTGGACCACCAAAAAGAAGTTCCGTCATTTCCAGGAGCTGCATCGGGACCTTCTGAGACACAAAGTCTTGATGACGCTGCTCCCTCTGGCGCG CTTTGGCGTGGCCCATCCTCCTGCCCGGGAGGCAGCAGCCGACCGAGAGATACCCTCTCTGCCACGAGTAGGTCCTGAGGGCTCCACCAGACATGCGTCCAGCAAACAG AAATACCTGGAGAATTATCTCAACCGCCTCCTGACCATGTCTTTCTACCGCAACTACCATGCCATG ACAGAATTCCTAGAAGTCAGTCGGCTGTCCTTTATCCCAGACCTTGGCTCCAAGGGACT GGAGGGAGTGATCCGGAAGCGCTCAGGTGGCCACCGAGTTCCTGGCCTCACGTGCTGTGGCCGAGACCAAGTTTGTTATCGCTGGTCCAAGAG GTGGCTGGTGGTGAAGGACTCCTTTCTGCTGTATATGTGCCTCGAGACGGGCAGCATCTCCTTTGTTCAGCTCTTCGACCCCGGCtttgaggtccaggtggggaaaaGGAGCACAGAGGCGCGCTACGGGGTCAGAATTGACACCTCCCACAG GTCTCTGATTCTCAAGTGCGGCAGCTACCGGCAGGCCCGGTGGTGGGGCCAGGAGATCACGGAGTTGGCCCAGGGCCCGGGCAGAGACTTCATACAGCTGCACCGGCATGACAGCTATGCCCCACCTCGGCCTGCGACCTTGGCCCGGTG GTTTGTGAATGGGGCAGGTTACTTTGCTGCTGTGGCAGATGCCATCTTGCAAGCTCAAGAGGAGATTTTCATCACAGATTGGTG GTTGAGTCCTGAGATTTACCTGAAGCGTCCTGCCCATTCTGATGACTGGAGACTGGACATTATGCTCAAGAAGAAGGCG GAGGAGGGTGTCCGTGTGTCCGTCCTGCTGTTTAAGGAAGTGGAACTGGCCTTGGGCATTAACAGTGGCTATAGCAAGAGGGCTCTGATGCTGCTCCACCCTAACATAAAG GTAATGCGCCACCCGGACCAGGTGACACTGTGGGCCCATCATGAAAAGCTCCTGGTCGTGGACCAAGTAGTGGCCTTCTTGGGGGGGCTGGACCTCGCCTACGGCCGCTGGGATGACCTACACTACCGACTCACTGACCTCGGGGACCCCTCTGAACCTGCTGCCACACAG CCTCCCACCCTGGGCTTGGACTGTCCTGGCACCCCAGACCTCTCGCAAAACCGATTCTTCTGGCTGGGCAAAGACTACAGCAATCTTATCGTTAAAGACTGGGTGCAACTGGATCGGCCTTTTGAGG ATTTCATTGACAGGGAGACTACCCCCCGGATGCCATGGCGGGACGTTGGGGTGGCTGTCCATGGTCTGCCTGCCCGGGACCTGGCCCGGCACTTCATCCAGCGCTGGAACTTCACCAAg GTCTTGCGGTCAGTGGACCGCTGGTCAGCGGGGACTTTGGAGAGTTCTATCCTCAATGCCTACCTACACACCATCAGGGAGAGCCAGCACTTTCTGTACATCGAG AATCAGTTCTTCATCAGCTGCTCCGATGGGCGGACAGTTCTGAACAAAGTGGGCGATGAGATTGTGGACAGAATCCTGAAGGCCCACAA ACTGGGGCAGTGCTTTCGTGTCTACGTGCTTCTGCCGCTGCTGCCGGGGTTTGAAGGTGACATCACTACAGGTGGTGGGAACTCCATCCAGGCCATTCTGCACTTCACTTACAG GACCCTATGCCGTGGGGAATATTCGATCCTCCATCGCCTCAAAGCAGCCA TGGGGACAGCGTGGCGGGACTACATGTCCATCTGTGGGCTTCGCACACATGGAGAGCTGGGCGGGCACCCAGTCTCGGAGCTTATCTACATCCACAGCAAGATGCTCATCGCGGATGACCGGACCGTCATCATTG GCTCTGCCAACATCAATGATCGGAGCTTGCTGGGGAAGCGGGACAGTGAACTGGCCGTGCTGATCGAGGACACGGAGATGGAGCCTTCTCTCATGGACGGTGCAGAATATCAGGCCGGCAGGTTTGCCTTGAGCTTGCGGAAGCATTGCTTCAG TGTGATTCTGGGGGCAGATGCCCGGCCAGACCTGGATCTACGAGACCCTGTGTGTGATGACTTCTTCCAGCTGTGGCAAGACACAGCTGAGAGCAATGCCAACATCTATGAGCag ATCTTCCGCTGCCTGCCATCCAATGCCACCCGCTCCCTGAGGGCACTCCGCGAGTATGTGGCCGTGGAGTCCCTGGCCACGGTCAGCCCACCTCTGGCCACGTCAGAGCTCACCCAGGTCCAGGGCCACCTGGTGCACTTTCCCCTCAAGTTCCTGGAGGATGAGTCTTTGCTGCCCCCACTGGGGAGCAAGGAAGGTGTGATGCCCCTGGAAGTGTGGACATAG
- the PLD2 gene encoding phospholipase D2 isoform X3, with product MAATPDSLFPSGGDLDSSQLQMEPDEVDTLREGEDPADRMHPFLAIYDLQPLKMHPLVFAPGVPVTAQVVGTERYTSGSKVGTCTLYSVRLTHGAFTWTTKKKFRHFQELHRDLLRHKVLMTLLPLARFGVAHPPAREAAADREIPSLPRVGPEGSTRHASSKQKYLENYLNRLLTMSFYRNYHAMTEFLEVSRLSFIPDLGSKGLEGVIRKRSGGHRVPGLTCCGRDQVCYRWSKRWLVVKDSFLLYMCLETGSISFVQLFDPGFEVQVGKRSTEARYGVRIDTSHRSLILKCGSYRQARWWGQEITELAQGPGRDFIQLHRHDSYAPPRPATLARWFVNGAGYFAAVADAILQAQEEIFITDWWLSPEIYLKRPAHSDDWRLDIMLKKKAEEGVRVSVLLFKEVELALGINSGYSKRALMLLHPNIKVMRHPDQVTLWAHHEKLLVVDQVVAFLGGLDLAYGRWDDLHYRLTDLGDPSEPAATQPPTLGLDCPGTPDLSQNRFFWLGKDYSNLIVKDWVQLDRPFEDFIDRETTPRMPWRDVGVAVHGLPARDLARHFIQRWNFTKTTKAKYKIPMYPYLLPKSTSTADQLPFTLPGGQCATVQVLRSVDRWSAGTLESSILNAYLHTIRESQHFLYIENQFFISCSDGRTVLNKVGDEIVDRILKAHKLGQCFRVYVLLPLLPGFEGDITTGGGNSIQAILHFTYRTLCRGEYSILHRLKAAMGTAWRDYMSICGLRTHGELGGHPVSELIYIHSKMLIADDRTVIIGSANINDRSLLGKRDSELAVLIEDTEMEPSLMDGAEYQAGRFALSLRKHCFSVFISNHLGGHHRTFLASRLSKGLPLTLWGPFPVV from the exons ATGGCAGCCACCCCCGACAGCCTCTTCCCCTCCGGGGGCGACCTGGACTCCAGCCAGTTGCAAATGGAGCCGGATGAAGTGGACACGCTGCGAGAGGGCGAGGACCCCG CTGACCGGATGCACCCTTTTCTGGCCATCTATGACCTGCAGCCTCTGAAAATGCACCCGCTGGTGTTCGCCCCTGGGGTCCCCGTCACGGCCCAGGTGGTCGGCACTGAAAGATACACCAGCGGATCCAAG GTGGGAACCTGCACTCTGTATTCTGTCCGCCTGACTCATGGAGCCTTTACCTGGACCACCAAAAAGAAGTTCCGTCATTTCCAGGAGCTGCATCGGGACCTTCTGAGACACAAAGTCTTGATGACGCTGCTCCCTCTGGCGCG CTTTGGCGTGGCCCATCCTCCTGCCCGGGAGGCAGCAGCCGACCGAGAGATACCCTCTCTGCCACGAGTAGGTCCTGAGGGCTCCACCAGACATGCGTCCAGCAAACAG AAATACCTGGAGAATTATCTCAACCGCCTCCTGACCATGTCTTTCTACCGCAACTACCATGCCATG ACAGAATTCCTAGAAGTCAGTCGGCTGTCCTTTATCCCAGACCTTGGCTCCAAGGGACT GGAGGGAGTGATCCGGAAGCGCTCAGGTGGCCACCGAGTTCCTGGCCTCACGTGCTGTGGCCGAGACCAAGTTTGTTATCGCTGGTCCAAGAG GTGGCTGGTGGTGAAGGACTCCTTTCTGCTGTATATGTGCCTCGAGACGGGCAGCATCTCCTTTGTTCAGCTCTTCGACCCCGGCtttgaggtccaggtggggaaaaGGAGCACAGAGGCGCGCTACGGGGTCAGAATTGACACCTCCCACAG GTCTCTGATTCTCAAGTGCGGCAGCTACCGGCAGGCCCGGTGGTGGGGCCAGGAGATCACGGAGTTGGCCCAGGGCCCGGGCAGAGACTTCATACAGCTGCACCGGCATGACAGCTATGCCCCACCTCGGCCTGCGACCTTGGCCCGGTG GTTTGTGAATGGGGCAGGTTACTTTGCTGCTGTGGCAGATGCCATCTTGCAAGCTCAAGAGGAGATTTTCATCACAGATTGGTG GTTGAGTCCTGAGATTTACCTGAAGCGTCCTGCCCATTCTGATGACTGGAGACTGGACATTATGCTCAAGAAGAAGGCG GAGGAGGGTGTCCGTGTGTCCGTCCTGCTGTTTAAGGAAGTGGAACTGGCCTTGGGCATTAACAGTGGCTATAGCAAGAGGGCTCTGATGCTGCTCCACCCTAACATAAAG GTAATGCGCCACCCGGACCAGGTGACACTGTGGGCCCATCATGAAAAGCTCCTGGTCGTGGACCAAGTAGTGGCCTTCTTGGGGGGGCTGGACCTCGCCTACGGCCGCTGGGATGACCTACACTACCGACTCACTGACCTCGGGGACCCCTCTGAACCTGCTGCCACACAG CCTCCCACCCTGGGCTTGGACTGTCCTGGCACCCCAGACCTCTCGCAAAACCGATTCTTCTGGCTGGGCAAAGACTACAGCAATCTTATCGTTAAAGACTGGGTGCAACTGGATCGGCCTTTTGAGG ATTTCATTGACAGGGAGACTACCCCCCGGATGCCATGGCGGGACGTTGGGGTGGCTGTCCATGGTCTGCCTGCCCGGGACCTGGCCCGGCACTTCATCCAGCGCTGGAACTTCACCAAg ACTACCAAGGCCAAGTACAAGATACCCATGTATCCCTACCTGCTGCCCAAATCCACCAGCACTGCAGACCAGCTCCCCTTCACGCTCCCAGGGGGGCAGTGCGCCACCGTGCAG GTCTTGCGGTCAGTGGACCGCTGGTCAGCGGGGACTTTGGAGAGTTCTATCCTCAATGCCTACCTACACACCATCAGGGAGAGCCAGCACTTTCTGTACATCGAG AATCAGTTCTTCATCAGCTGCTCCGATGGGCGGACAGTTCTGAACAAAGTGGGCGATGAGATTGTGGACAGAATCCTGAAGGCCCACAA ACTGGGGCAGTGCTTTCGTGTCTACGTGCTTCTGCCGCTGCTGCCGGGGTTTGAAGGTGACATCACTACAGGTGGTGGGAACTCCATCCAGGCCATTCTGCACTTCACTTACAG GACCCTATGCCGTGGGGAATATTCGATCCTCCATCGCCTCAAAGCAGCCA TGGGGACAGCGTGGCGGGACTACATGTCCATCTGTGGGCTTCGCACACATGGAGAGCTGGGCGGGCACCCAGTCTCGGAGCTTATCTACATCCACAGCAAGATGCTCATCGCGGATGACCGGACCGTCATCATTG GCTCTGCCAACATCAATGATCGGAGCTTGCTGGGGAAGCGGGACAGTGAACTGGCCGTGCTGATCGAGGACACGGAGATGGAGCCTTCTCTCATGGACGGTGCAGAATATCAGGCCGGCAGGTTTGCCTTGAGCTTGCGGAAGCATTGCTTCAG TGTGTTTATTTCGAATCACCTGGGCGGGCACCACAGAACTTTTCTAGCATCCAGGCTCTCCAAGGGTCTTCCTTTGACCTTGTGGGGACCCTTTCCCGTAGTGTGA